TGTCTAGTCTTATAACCCTTTGTCGGCAGGCCCCACGGCGACACCGGATGCGGGTTACCCTGGCCCGACTTACCTTCACCACCACCGTGCGGGTGATCGACAGGATTCATCACGACACCGCGAACGTGAGGGCGCTTGCCCTTCCAGCGAGTCCGACCGGCCTTCCCCACACTCACATTCTCGTGATCCACATTGCCAACCTGGCCGACGGTGGCCATACAGGATGAGAGCACTTTGCGCATTTCACCAGACTTCAAGCGAATCTGGACATACTCACCGTCACGCCCCATCACCTGCGCGGATCCTCCGGCGCTTCGGATCAATTGGCCGCCCTTGCCGGGCTTCAATTCGATATTGTGAATCGTCGTACCCAACGGCATGCTGGCCAAAGGAAGGGCATTCCCAGGACGCACCTCTGACGTAGGGCCGGACTGAATCTGGTCATTCACACTCAATCCAACAGGCGCCAGAATGTAGCGCTTCTCTCCATCGGCATAATTCAAGAGCGCAATACGGGCCGAGCGATTCGGATCGTACTCAATTGAGGCTACTCGGGCAAGAATGCCGATCTTGTCACGGCGGAAGTCGATCTTCCGATACAGCCGCTTGTGTCCGCCCCCACGAAAGCGAATCGTGGTCCGTCCGTCGGTATTTCTTCCGCCGGTCCGCAGATGAAACGCGGTTAACGACTTTTCAGGCTTCTTTTTGGTCAGATCTTCCGTCGTGACGGCTGTCATGCCGCGGCGGCCAGCCGACGTCGGTTTATACGATTTCAATCCCATGCTCGATCCTACCTTCCCTCGACGCTACGCGCTTTCGTACATCTCAAGCTTTTCACCCTTCTTCAGAGTGACGAAAGCCTTCTTCCAATCTGACCGCTTCCCGGAAAATCGTCCAAGGCGTTTCGTTTTCCCCTGAACATTCAAGACATTGACCTTCTCAACCTTGACCTTCAGAAGAGTTTCGACGGCCTGCTTGATTTGGAGGCGATTTGCATCGGGATGCACCACAAATCCGACCGTATTAGTCTTCTCCCGAAGACCGGTAATTTTTTCCGTCAAGAGCGGCTGAACCAACACCGCATGCATGCTCACCTTCATGACCACACCTCATTCACGCGGGCCAGCTCTCGCTCAGGGATCAATACGATCTCGGCACGCACCACATCATAGACGTTCAAGCGGTCTGGATGCAGCACGGTCAGAGTCGAAAGATTCCGGGCCGCCTGCAAGACGTTAGGCTGCGCATCACCGGCCACCAAGAGCGCATGCTGATTGGCCCCGAACTGCATCAATGCCTTCGCCAGCAACTTCGTCTTCGGCTGCTCGATAGACAGATCAGACAGCACGATCACTTTTCCGTCTGCGAACTTGGCCGATAAGGCGCTCTGCAAAGCGGCGCGATACTTTTTCTTCGGCATCGTATAGGAATAACTTCTCGGCTTTGGCCCAAAAACGGTACCGCCATGACGCCACACAGGAGACCGAAGAGAGCCCGCTCTGGCCCGGCCGGTGTGCTTCTGCTTCCACGGCTTCTTCCCAGAACCACTGACCTCTCCACGACGCAACGTGGAGGCCGTACCTTGACGCTCGCAGGCCCGCTGCATAACCACCGCCTCATGAACCAAGGCAGCTCTGGCCTCACAACCGAACACGGCTTGCGACAAGTCCACCGTGCCAACCTTCTTCTTCTTCAAATCGATAACATCGACCGTGGGCATGACCTAACCCTTCTTCGACTTTCTCACGACAATAAGGCCATTCGTTGCGCCAGGGATCGCTCCGCGCACAAACAGCAAATTCTCTTCTGGCCGAGACTCGATAACCTTCAAACGCTGGGCCGTCACACGCTCCGCACCCATATGCCCAGGCAGCGTCTTTCCCTTCCAGACCCTTGAAGGGAATGAGCTGGCACCGA
The Nitrospira sp. genome window above contains:
- the rplD gene encoding 50S ribosomal protein L4, with the protein product MPTVDVIDLKKKKVGTVDLSQAVFGCEARAALVHEAVVMQRACERQGTASTLRRGEVSGSGKKPWKQKHTGRARAGSLRSPVWRHGGTVFGPKPRSYSYTMPKKKYRAALQSALSAKFADGKVIVLSDLSIEQPKTKLLAKALMQFGANQHALLVAGDAQPNVLQAARNLSTLTVLHPDRLNVYDVVRAEIVLIPERELARVNEVWS
- a CDS encoding 50S ribosomal protein L23, producing MKVSMHAVLVQPLLTEKITGLREKTNTVGFVVHPDANRLQIKQAVETLLKVKVEKVNVLNVQGKTKRLGRFSGKRSDWKKAFVTLKKGEKLEMYESA
- the rplB gene encoding 50S ribosomal protein L2, which produces MGLKSYKPTSAGRRGMTAVTTEDLTKKKPEKSLTAFHLRTGGRNTDGRTTIRFRGGGHKRLYRKIDFRRDKIGILARVASIEYDPNRSARIALLNYADGEKRYILAPVGLSVNDQIQSGPTSEVRPGNALPLASMPLGTTIHNIELKPGKGGQLIRSAGGSAQVMGRDGEYVQIRLKSGEMRKVLSSCMATVGQVGNVDHENVSVGKAGRTRWKGKRPHVRGVVMNPVDHPHGGGEGKSGQGNPHPVSPWGLPTKGYKTRQNKKTDKFIIARRKSGVRNA